A part of Paenibacillus antri genomic DNA contains:
- a CDS encoding YdeI/OmpD-associated family protein yields the protein MKFRTVILLERKTATGIEVPPDIVEALGAGKKPPVRVTIGGGYTYRSTVAVMGGKYMIPLSAEHRSGAGVAAGEEVDVELTLDHEPRELALPKDFLSALDAVPEAKAFFDDLSYSNRRRIVLSVEGAKTPETRVRRIEKALEALRVGRVI from the coding sequence ATGAAATTTCGTACTGTAATCTTACTCGAACGCAAGACGGCGACCGGCATAGAGGTGCCGCCCGACATCGTCGAAGCGCTCGGCGCCGGCAAGAAGCCGCCGGTTCGCGTGACGATCGGAGGCGGCTATACGTACCGAAGCACGGTCGCGGTCATGGGCGGGAAATATATGATCCCGCTCAGCGCGGAGCATCGGAGCGGCGCGGGCGTCGCCGCCGGCGAGGAGGTCGACGTGGAGTTGACGCTGGATCACGAGCCGAGAGAGCTCGCCCTGCCGAAGGACTTCTTGTCCGCGCTCGACGCCGTTCCCGAAGCGAAAGCGTTCTTCGACGACTTATCCTACAGCAACCGAAGAAGAATCGTACTTTCGGTCGAAGGCGCCAAGACGCCGGAGACGCGGGTCCGCCGCATCGAGAAAGCGCTCGAGGCGCT
- a CDS encoding alpha/beta fold hydrolase, translated as MNKAISKDGTAIAFDRIGEGPALILVDGALCYRASGPNGPLAEMLKDRFAVYTYDRRGRGDSDERKPYSIEREVEDLEALVNAAGGSAFLYGISSGAALVIEAARRLPSIRKVALYEAPYIVDGSRIPVKGDYAARLEAHVSADRRAAAVKLFMKEGVGLPAFVVATMPLMPAWRKLKAVAHTLPYDTALTVACQRGDPLPAEPFASVTIPALVGVGGKSPAWMRAGMKALADALPNAKLHMLDGQTHIVQPGALAPVLAEFFYNEERG; from the coding sequence ATGAATAAGGCGATTTCGAAAGACGGTACCGCGATCGCGTTCGACCGCATAGGCGAAGGACCGGCTCTCATCCTCGTGGACGGGGCGCTCTGCTACCGCGCATCGGGTCCGAACGGGCCGCTCGCTGAGATGCTGAAGGACCGGTTCGCGGTATATACGTACGATCGACGCGGTCGGGGCGATAGCGACGAGAGGAAGCCTTATTCGATCGAGCGCGAGGTCGAGGATCTTGAAGCGCTCGTGAACGCGGCGGGCGGTTCGGCGTTCTTGTACGGCATCTCGTCCGGAGCCGCTCTCGTTATCGAAGCCGCCCGACGACTGCCTTCCATCCGGAAAGTAGCCTTGTACGAAGCTCCTTATATCGTCGACGGCAGCCGGATCCCCGTGAAGGGGGACTACGCGGCGCGGCTCGAGGCGCACGTCTCGGCGGATCGCCGCGCGGCGGCGGTGAAGTTATTCATGAAGGAAGGCGTGGGTCTGCCGGCTTTCGTCGTCGCGACCATGCCGTTGATGCCCGCATGGCGGAAGCTGAAGGCGGTGGCGCATACGCTACCGTACGACACGGCGTTAACGGTCGCCTGCCAACGAGGCGATCCGCTGCCGGCGGAGCCGTTCGCATCGGTAACCATCCCGGCGCTTGTCGGCGTCGGCGGCAAGAGTCCCGCTTGGATGCGCGCGGGGATGAAGGCGCTGGCCGATGCGCTGCCGAACGCGAAGCTGCATATGCTGGACGGGCAGACGCATATCGTACAACCGGGAGCGTTGGCTCCGGTATTGGCGGAGTTTTTCTACAACGAAGAGAGGGGGTAG